The Phyllostomus discolor isolate MPI-MPIP mPhyDis1 chromosome 4, mPhyDis1.pri.v3, whole genome shotgun sequence genome window below encodes:
- the HOXD13 gene encoding homeobox protein Hox-D13: protein MSRAGSWDMDGLRTDGGAAGAAPASSSSSSSVAAAAPGQCRGFLSAPVFAGTHSGRAAAAAAAAAAAAAAASGFAYPGTSERAGSASSSSSSAVVAARPEAPSAKECPAPGTAATAPPGAPALGYGYHFGNGYYSCRMSHGVGLQQNALKSSPHSSLGGFPVEKYMDVSGLASSSVPANEVPARAKEVSFYQGYTSPYQHVPGYIDMVSTFGSGEPRHEAYISMEGYQSWTLANGWNSQVYCAKDQPQGSHFWKSSFPGDVALNQPDMCVYRRGRKKRVPYTKLQLKELENEYAINKFINKDKRRRISAATNLSERQVTIWFQNRRVKDKKIVSKLKDTVS from the exons ATGAGCCGCGCCGGGAGCTGGGACATGGACGGGCTGCGGACGGACGGTGGGGCCGCCGGGGCGGCTccggcctcctcttcctcctcctcatctgtGGCGGCGGCAGCGCCCGGCCAGTGTCGCGGCTTCCTCTCGGCGCCAGTGTTCGCTGGGACACACTCTGGGcgtgcggcggcggcggcggcggcggcagctgcgGCGGCAGCGGCCGCCTCGGGTTTCGCATACCCTGGGACATCTGAGCGCGCGGGCTCCGCCTCATCGTCGTCATCTTCGGCTGTGGTCGCAGCGCGCCCGGAGGCTCCCTCCGCCAAAGAGTGCCCTGCCCCGGGCACGGCCGCTACAGCGCCCCCGGGCGCCCCAGCTCTGGGCTACGGCTACCACTTCGGTAACGGCTACTATAGCTGCCGCATGTCGCACGGTGTGGGCTTACAGCAAAATGCTCTCAAGTCGTCGCCGCACTCCTCCCTGGGAGGCTTCCCGGTGGAGAAGTACATGGACGTGTCGGGCTTGGCAAGCAGCAGCGTACCAGCAAATGAGGTACCGGCTCGAGCCAAAGAGGTGTCCTTCTACCAGGGCTACACGAGCCCCTACCAGCACGTGCCTGGCTATATCGACATGGTGTCTACCTTCGGCTCCGGGGAGCCTCGGCACGAGGCGTACATCTCAATGGAGGGCTACCAGTCCTGGACGCTGGCCAACGGGTGGAACAGCCAGGTGTACTGCGCCAAGGACCAGCCACAGGGCTCCCACTTTTGGAAATCATCCTTTCCAG GGGATGTGGCTCTAAATCAGCCAGACATGTGTGTCTACCGtcgggggaggaagaagagggtgcCCTACACCAAACTGCAGCTCAAAGAACTGGAGAACGAATATGCCATTAACAAGTTCATTAACAAGGACAAGAGGCGGCGGATCTCGGCTGCCACAAACCTATCTGAAAGACAAGTGACCATTTGGTTTCAGAACCGAAGAgtgaaagataagaaaattgtCTCCAAGCTCAAAGATACTGTCTCTTGA